TCTTGATACATGGCTTGCCTCATTAAGAAGGTTTGAAAGAAAAAGATTTTACAGTGATTTCTTCGCATATGAATATGACATTAATCCAGAGTTTGCACTGGAGGTATTTATCAAAGCATCTGAGGTTGGAATATTGAAAATTAATTATGAATTGCATTGTCCGGAATGTGATGAATTCATAGAAAAAATTGAACCTGATTCAATTTTTGAGGAATCTAAAGCATTTTGTGAGAATGGCCATTCATTTAATAGAGTTGAAGGAATTGTTATGTCTTTCGAGTTGATTGAAACACCAAAAAAAAAAGAACAAATAGTATTATTGAATTAAAGACTAGTAAACTAGGATTTACTTCTTTATTAGATGGTTCAAAGAAAAATGTATACATAGCACATTACTTAATAAATCACAATTTATTTTTTCCGAATTATGATAGTTTAAATAGAGAATTAGAAAATCTTGAAGAGTTAACAAAATCTAAAGATAAAAAAAATAACAGGAAAAAGGGAAAGGCCTTAGAAAAATTTGCTTCTTTAATTTTTTCTTTTTGTGTTAATTATGAAGGATATGAAGATGTTAATACTAAGACTAATCAAATTGATATAAAGATTAATCTTAAACCAATCCCTTTCCCAGAACCATTCATAACGCACTTGGGATATACTATTATTGTTGAATGTAAAAATGAAAATCATTCTGTATCAAGTAGAGAAGTGGATAATTTATCGACATTATTAACTGATTATGATTCTAAACTTGGGATCTTTCTATCAAGAAAAGATATCTCTGGTAATTCAAATGAAGACGGAAAGAGAAGAGCAATTAATCAATATTATGCGCATAAGCATACAATTATTTGTATTACTTTTGATGAAATTAAAAAAAGAGTAATAGAAAATAAGGAAAGTTTTATTTGTTTGATAGAAGAAAAATATAATGAATTTCATGACAGTAAATAATATACTTGAAAAAATTAAAGCATATTGATAAAATATAGTAGATGGTTGTCATATCATATCTATTCCAGATGCAGCCATTACCCTTATTAATTATTTATACTCCCCTCATCAAAGCCCTGGTCTTTACTGGGGTTTTATTTTTGAAACCAATGGCCCATTCATGTCCCAAAGCAATAAAAAGAGAACATCCTATATTCTAAAGATGTTCTCAAAGTATTGTTTTTACTGTATGCAGTTGGGGGGACTCGAACCCCCACGGGCCTAAGCCCACAAGATCCTTAGTCTTGCGCGTATACCAATTCCGCCACAACTGCATAATAAATTGCGTATATCACGTGACGCAAGAACAATAATAGCATACCTATATAGAGAATGTCAATAAAAAAAATGAAAAAGGTACCTAAAAAACCGTGGTTATACGAATTCTATAGTGAAAAAGTCAAAGTGTATTGCTTTTGGAAGGATTATGGTATAATAGAATTAATACGATAATCATAGTAGTCTGCCGAAAGTGGTGAACATATGACTGAGAGAGAGCGTAATCAAACAATACAGGAGAACTTTCCATTTATTGTTAAAACCGTGTCAACAATTACTAAAAAATATGTAGAAGTTGGTAATAGTGATGAGCTCAATATTGCCTTGGAAGCATTTAATGATTGTCTTGATCATTATGATGCGGATAAGGGCAAGTTTTATAGTTATGCAAAAACGGTGATTCATAATAAGATAGTAGACTACTATCGCCATATATCCAATCATCAAGAAACGCAAATCACAGAAACAGATATCGTCTCAGATAATATTGAAGAATTAATTATTATGCGTGATGAACTTTTAGTATATAAAGAACATCTCCATGTATTTGGGCTAAACTATGAAGTGCTTATCAGTGAGCATCCAAAACATGATGAGACACGTAGACATATTATCGAATTGGCTAAAAAGCTACAGTCGAATTCGGATATTATGCATGCCTTAATCGAGAAAAAAAGACTTCCTGTAACCTTAATTAGCCGCGAATATGATCAATCCCTTAAATTTGTAAAAAGCCATAAAAAAACGATTTCAGCAATTTTAATAGCGTATCATTATGAAATACAATGTGTCATTGATTTTTTAGGTCAATGAGAGGTGATTATATGAAAAAAGCAGTTGTACTTGAGGTAAAAAGAAAATATGCGTTAGCAATGACAGAGGATAAAAAAATTGTCCGGTTAATAAGAAAGTCCAATATGGTGGAAAATCAGATAATTTATTATTTTACTGAGGACTTTTACGTTGGCGGGAGGCAAAAGTCACGGGAGAAAAAATATTTTTTTCGATTAGCAATCGCTTCTTTTGTGGTGCTATTTTTTTTGATGGTTTCCATGGAGAGGTTAAGTGGACCGATGTATCAGCCCTATGCTATACTTACCTTTGATGTGAATCCAAGTCTTGAACTCTACATAAATAATAAACAACAAATAGATTATATCGAACCGTTGAATGAAGAAGGGCAAAAGATTGTAGAAGGATATAATGAAAAGAGCCGGTCGTTAAGTGAAGTGCTTGAATACTTGACTACATCTTCAGTAAAACTTGGGTATCTCGTTGATCAAGGTACGGTTCTTGTCTCCTATGGTTTATTGGGTGAGGCTGAAGATACCTATTCTGATAAGATAGATACAACAATCGATAGTTATAGAAAACGTTATGAAGAAAAGTATACATTTGCATATGTAGATGCATCCAGAGAAGAGATTAATCAAGCCAAAGAGCAAAAAATATCCGTAGGTAAATATGTATTGATGAAGCAGGCGCAACAGGCGACAGATTATGAGCAAGAGCATGTTCAAGACATGGAAATCTCGGATTTAGTTGATACACTACAAAAAGAGCAGAATAACAATCAACCAAAAGAGCATCCGATTCGTATATATCCGGCAGCAGAAATAGAAAGTGTAGAAGAATCTTTAAATCAGCCGGAGCAACCGAACAAACCGGACCAGTCCGAGCACCCGGATAAACCGGAGCAGCAGGATAACCCGAACCAGCCGGAACAGCCCGAGCAACCGAACAAACCGGATCAGCCTGAGCACCCGGACAAACCGGACCAGTCCGAGCACCCGGATAAACCGGAGCACCCGGACCAGCCGGATAAGCCCGAGCAACCGGACAAACCGGATCAGTCCGAGCAACCGGACAAACCGGATCAGTCCGAGCAACCGGACAAACCGGAGCAACCAGACAAACCGGATAAACCGGAACAACCGGATAAACCGGAACAACCGGATAAACCGGAACAACCGGATAAACCGGATAAACCGGATAAACCGGATAAACCGGAGCAACCGGACAAACCGGATCAGTCCGAGCACCCGGACAAACCGGAGCAACCAGACAAACCCGACCAGCCGGATAAGCCTGAACATCCTGACAAACCAGATAAACCCGAGCAATCGAATAATGTGGAGCAATCAAACAAACCGGATTCAACGGATGTAGCGCCCAATGCAATAGATGAAAAGAAAAAAGAAAAATCAGAGGCTTCTAGTCAGCTGGAAAAAGATAAGAAAAAAGAATAAAATCAAGAAAACAGAAAAAAGTTTATACTTTTTTCTGTTTTTTTTATAAAAAGGTACCCAAAATAATCTATACCCTCGAATTATATAGTAAAAGAAGGTGATAAGATGGTTGAACGCGTAAAACGTCTAGGAGAGATTCTGGTTGATAGTGAAATAATAACAGATGAACAATTATTAGAGGCATTACGTTTGCAGGGGGAACGCAAAGAGGTATTAGGTAAGATACTCATTGATGAAAGGTATGTAACCGAAAAGCAGATTATCGAAGTGCTGGAAGTTCAATATCAAATTCCTCGTGTTCAATTAAATACCTATGATGTGAATGAACGAGCGACAGCACTCATTAGTTCCAAGATGGCGCGAAGATATATGCTCATACCTATAAATGTAGATAATAAAAATTTGGAAGTAGCAATGGCAGATCCACTGAATTTATTTGCGATTGATGATTTGAAACTTGCTACCGGATTAAATATAAAGCCATATTTGGCAACAGAAAAAGAGATTCTCTTAGCCATAGAGCAATATTATAAAAAACGCTCGGCTGAGGCAGCTGTAAGTGAATTTAGTCATAAATTCACAGGGAATATGGATGAAGAGCAATTGGATTTAGAATCTATATCGGATGTAAATAATGCTCCGGTTGTTAAACTCATTGATTCTATTATTTTACAAGCAGCTGAAAGCAATGTCAGTGATATCCATATTGAACCGGATGATCAAGCGGTACGTATTCGTTTTCGTGTAGACGGTGACTTGTATGAACATATGCAGCTTAATAAAAAATCCCATTCATCATTGATTACACGTATTAAAATCATGGGATATATGGATATAGCAGAAAACAGAGTGCCACAAGATGGTCGCGTGGAAGTGGAATATAACGGACGTTCGATTGATTTACGAATCTCCGTGATGCCAACAATTTATGGAGAAAAAGCTGTCATACGTCTACTTGATCGCAGTGCCAAGCTCTTAACAATTAAAGAGCTGGGCATGACAGAGTTTAAATCCAATCGATATGAACATATGATTCATGTTCCTAACGGTATCATCCTAGTAACTGGACCGACGGGTAGTGGAAAATCGACAACCCTCTATGCAACCTTGATGGAGATAAATAATATCAAGCAAAACATCATAACAGTAGAAGATCCGGTAGAGTATAGGATTAAAGGTATCAATCAGACACAAGTCAATGTCAAGGCAGGATTAACATTTGCAAATAGTCTACGCGCCATATTACGCCAAGATCCAGATGTTATTATGATCGGTGAAATCCGTGATGGGGAAACAGCAGAGATTGCTGTTCGAGCAGCAATCACCGGACACCTTGTCTTATCGACTTTGCATACCAATGACACAGCATCTTCAATCCCACGACTGGTCAACATGGGAGTAGAACCCTATCTATTATCCAGTTCCATTAAAGGGATTGTGGCGCAGCGTTTGGTTAAGCGCATATGTACTAACTGTAAGCAACCTTATGAAGCTAGTGCACATGAGCTAAAAGTTATAAAAAATCAAACAAACACCCTATACCGTGGTGAAGGATGTAATTTGTGTAACCATACAGGATATAAAGGGCGTATTGCCGTCTATGAAATTATGCCAATAACCTATGGAATTCGTACCCTCATTGATGAGAATAAGAGTGCGGATATCTTGAAGAAAAAAGCGATGGAAGAAGGAATGACAACCCTTTACAGTAGTTGCTTAGACTTAGTTCTACAGGGAATAACCACAGTCGAAGAGTTGGTCAAGTTATCTAGCGGAACAGAATAAGGAGAGGAGGAGATCTCTTGGATATAATGGAGATACTACAAAAAGGTAAAGAAACGAAAGCATCAGATATTCATCTAAAAGCCGGAACAAAACCTATTTTGCGTATTGATGGGATTCTACATTCAATAGGGGATGAGCCTATATCCAATGAAGAAATCTATCAACTGTTAAAGACCATGTTATCTGTAGAACAGCTGGAAATGTTAGAAAAACAAGGTGAGTTTGACTTTTCCTATTCGGTTCCAGGAACGGGAAGATACCGTGTCAATGGTTATAGACAACGCAACACTTATTGTTTAGCGATGCGGATGGTGAACTTTGAGATTCCAACATTAGCTCAATTAAATATTCCGGACAGTTTGTTACGGCTAACAAGTTTAAAAAATGGTTTGGTTTTGGTGACCGGACCGACAGGAAGCGGAAAATCAACGACACTGGCATCTTTAATTGAAGAAATCAACAAAACGCGACAGTGTCATATTATTACGTTAGAAGATCCGATTGAATACCTATTTTCTGACAAAAAAAGTGTCGTAGGTCAACGGGAGATAGGGACAGATTCCCAATCCTTTAACAAAGCGTTACGTGCAGCCTTACGACAAGACCCAGACGTTATTCTTGTCGGAGAGATGCGAGACTTAGAAACTATCGAGATTGCACTTACTGCAGCAGAGACGGGGCATCTTGTTTTTAGTACATTACATACGATTGGAAGTGCAAAAACCATTGACCGTATTATTGATGCCTTTCCAGAACATAGCAAATCGCAAATACGTATGCAGGTAGCATCTGTACTCCAAGGGGTTATTTCTCAACAGTTGCTTCCAACAAAAGAATTAAAAGGACGCGTTCCTGCTGTGGAGATACTGCTTCCGACGATGGCGGTGCGAAACTTAATACGTGAACAAAAAACCCATCAAATCCTTAATGAAATCCAGACCGGAAAAAACAGCGGGATGATTACAATGGATCAATACTTGGAGTCGCTATATAAAAAAGGAAAAATTACAAGTGAGGTAGCCGTTGAATATGCATTTGACCGAGAAGAGTTGTTAAAAGAAATCTCTTACTAGAGAAGGTGAATTATGGAATATCAATATAAAGCAATGAAGGCTAATGGAGAAATCGTTGAAGGTATTTTTGTAGCAGATCAACGCCGTGATGTTATCGAAATGCTCAAAAACAATAACAACTATCCTATCGATATTCAAGAAAAGCAACAGGTAGGAACTAAAGAGGTGGCTTTTTGGGCAGGAGTCAAAGCCAAAGATTTATCCTTTTTTTGCCGCCAGCTTCATGCCATGTTAAAGGCAGGAAGTACGATTTCCAAAAGTTTGGATATTATGAAGCGACAAATAAAAAAACGTAGGTTTCAAGAGGTGGTCAGTGACCTGCATCGCGACGTACAAAAAGGCACGGTGCTTTCGCTAAGCATGAAGAACCATCCGAAAGTTTTTCCGGAGCTCATGATATATATGGTTGAGTCGGGAGAGATGAGTGGAAATTTGGACACAATTTTCCTACGCTTAGCAGATTATTTTGAAAAAGAGAACAAGCTAAAAAGTAAAATCAAATCGGCAATGGTCTATCCAATCATTCTCATGATTATGTCAATACTTGTCGTTGCATTTTTGGTAACTTTTATACTTCCTACATTTGTATCCATGTTTGAAAAAAGCGATGTAGAATTACCTATGATGACACAGATGCTTCTAGGATTTAGCACCTTCGTTCGCACGCATAGTGTACTTATACTTATTGGCATTCTTACCGTGGTGATTGTTGTGCATCAATACATTCATTCAAAAATCGGTCGTCACCATATAGACTGGTTAAAGATTAAGATACCTGTTGTTAAAGATGTGAATACAAAAATCATCACTGCACGATTCACAAGAAATCTATCCACCATGCTTTCAAGTGGCGTACCTATGTTGACCGCATTAAAAAATCTGGCAGATGTGATTAGTAACCAAATATTTGCAGAAGCAATTCTATCCTTCCGTGAGGATATTCAAAAGGGGAATGACTTGCACGAAGTGGTTCGTGAGAGCCATTTGTTCCCGCCGATGGTTGACGGAATGATGGAAATCGGAAAGGAGTCGGGAACACTAGACGAGATCTTGGATAAGACAGCAGATTTTTTTGATGAAGAAGTTGAGACGGCATTAGCAAGATTGGTCACCATGTTTGAGCCAATGATGATTTTAGTGATGGCATTTATTGTTGGATTTATTGTTATTGCTATGGCACTACCCATGTTTGATATGTTTCAAACAATATCAAAGTAACTGGATAATATTTTTAGAAAAGAACATTGAGGAGGAATGAAGAATGAAAAAACTAACAAAACACATGAAAAAAAATGAAGGATTTACACTCATGGAGATTATTATCGTTATTGTTATCTTAGGTATATTGGCACTTATTGCTGTACCGCGTCTCATTGGATTTACCACCCAAGCTGAGATTGCAGCAGATAAAGAATATGCAGCTGTTGTAGCCAGAGCCGCAGAACTTTACTGGGCTGCAAATGAACAACCAGCAGCTGTGAATATAACAGATATTGATACATCTAATGGAGCAGGATTAGTTGAGGATCCTGGGGCGGTGCTTCAAGATTATACGGCAGCAACAGTGACTATGGGAACAGGCACTTATGAAGGCGTTGCGTCAGTACAGCTTAGTGGTAGCGAAAGTGATGCAGATCCTATTTTTTATAATAGCATTGATGGCTATACTGCAGCCGCATTTGGGCAAGAAGAATAGTTTTGCTTTAATATTTATACACCCATGCGCTGCCGGCCAGCGCATGATCCCTTTTTAAAGTGGCAAATGGCATGAAGGAGTTGAGCGGAATGCAAGCACAAAAAGATAAATTGAAAAAAATCAATAAAAATATTATCGCTTTAGAGATGGGTGGGCATTCCATGAAGATTGTCTATGGCGATGTTCATAAAAATCAACTCGTCATCAAAGATGTTATTACCCAATCCATACCGAGTGGTCTCTATAGTGATGGAGAAATAAAAGACATTGAATGGTTAAGTAAAAATCTAAAAAACACATTACGTCAGCATCATATTCACAGCCATCGATGCTTTTGCACAACAGATAGCGGGCAGATGATTATGCGTGATGTAAAAGTGCCAAGTATTAATAAAGAAAATTTACAAGAGATTGCAAAATTTGAAGTAGAACAGTTTTTGCCGGTAGATATGGAAAATTATAGTGTTCAATCTATTCTTATTGAAGAAATGCAGACGGGTAATAGTCCTTTTGCTGAGATGTTAGTTACAGCGGTGCCTAAGCGCATGATTAAGCAATATAAGACCTTTATTGATAAAGCCGGGTTAACTCCTATGGTTTTAGATACACAGGCTAATGCATTGGGAAAACTTATTGAAAACCAAGAACGTATTAATCGAAGCTCAGACTTTAAGCACATGACAGTGGCTTTTATTGACCTGGGATACGAAAAAGTACGTGTGAATATTTTTAAACATGGAAAGTTTCGCTTTCAACGGTTGCTAAACTTTGGAGCTAAAGATATCGATCAGGCCATTGTGGAATTTACAGAACTTTCTTTGGATGAAGCCAAAGTACGTAAGCAAGAGATACATGACATCAGCCAATATAGCATTGATGAATCTGTGGAAAGCGGTGTCGCACGAGCGATACAATTTGTCTTAGATCAATGGATGGATGAGATTACAAAAGTGTTTAGATATTATGTATCGCGCAGCAACAATGAAGAACAAATTGAGCATATCTATCTATATGGTGGCATATCCAAAATCAATGGGATTGAAGCATATATTGAAAATAGATATAATCTACCCGTTGAAAGAGTGCGAGAAATCAGTTCTGTGACCTTAAGCCAGAATGGACAATATGAACTTTCAGAAGTACTTAACGCACTTGGCGTTATGTATCGAAGGTAGGTGGAGAGATGTTTGATTATAATTTCTTTCAAGAAAATGAAGCGAAAAAACCGAAAAAACCGAGTATGATTATTGCGTCAATCATATGTGTAACACTGATACTTGGAATGGTTGGAATTGTTGCATGGACATATACGCAAAAGTCAGCACTCCAGATGAACCTAAACATAACCAAAGATCGTATTCGAGAGATTCAGTCCAACGATGATATTACTCGTATTATGGAAAAAGAAGAGCTTCTTGTCCAATTGGAAAATATTCAGCAAAATATTGATGCGGCCAATCGAGTGATTCTATCGGAAAATCAAGTATCAGAAAATATATTGGCACTACTTAGTGACAATATACCGATGGATGCTAATTTGGAAAAGCTTGAAATCATTGAAGGGCAAATGTTTATCGTCGGCCGAGCTGACAATCGACCTGCCATTGCTGAATTTGCACATAATTTACGCTTGACGGATACCATTGGAGACGTGTTTATTTCGAGTATTGAACAAGATGAAA
This sequence is a window from Vallitaleaceae bacterium 9-2. Protein-coding genes within it:
- a CDS encoding restriction endonuclease, encoding MNHNLFFPNYDSLNRELENLEELTKSKDKKNNRKKGKALEKFASLIFSFCVNYEGYEDVNTKTNQIDIKINLKPIPFPEPFITHLGYTIIVECKNENHSVSSREVDNLSTLLTDYDSKLGIFLSRKDISGNSNEDGKRRAINQYYAHKHTIICITFDEIKKRVIENKESFICLIEEKYNEFHDSK
- a CDS encoding sigma factor codes for the protein MTERERNQTIQENFPFIVKTVSTITKKYVEVGNSDELNIALEAFNDCLDHYDADKGKFYSYAKTVIHNKIVDYYRHISNHQETQITETDIVSDNIEELIIMRDELLVYKEHLHVFGLNYEVLISEHPKHDETRRHIIELAKKLQSNSDIMHALIEKKRLPVTLISREYDQSLKFVKSHKKTISAILIAYHYEIQCVIDFLGQ
- a CDS encoding GspE/PulE family protein, whose product is MVERVKRLGEILVDSEIITDEQLLEALRLQGERKEVLGKILIDERYVTEKQIIEVLEVQYQIPRVQLNTYDVNERATALISSKMARRYMLIPINVDNKNLEVAMADPLNLFAIDDLKLATGLNIKPYLATEKEILLAIEQYYKKRSAEAAVSEFSHKFTGNMDEEQLDLESISDVNNAPVVKLIDSIILQAAESNVSDIHIEPDDQAVRIRFRVDGDLYEHMQLNKKSHSSLITRIKIMGYMDIAENRVPQDGRVEVEYNGRSIDLRISVMPTIYGEKAVIRLLDRSAKLLTIKELGMTEFKSNRYEHMIHVPNGIILVTGPTGSGKSTTLYATLMEINNIKQNIITVEDPVEYRIKGINQTQVNVKAGLTFANSLRAILRQDPDVIMIGEIRDGETAEIAVRAAITGHLVLSTLHTNDTASSIPRLVNMGVEPYLLSSSIKGIVAQRLVKRICTNCKQPYEASAHELKVIKNQTNTLYRGEGCNLCNHTGYKGRIAVYEIMPITYGIRTLIDENKSADILKKKAMEEGMTTLYSSCLDLVLQGITTVEELVKLSSGTE
- a CDS encoding type IV pilus twitching motility protein PilT, with product MEILQKGKETKASDIHLKAGTKPILRIDGILHSIGDEPISNEEIYQLLKTMLSVEQLEMLEKQGEFDFSYSVPGTGRYRVNGYRQRNTYCLAMRMVNFEIPTLAQLNIPDSLLRLTSLKNGLVLVTGPTGSGKSTTLASLIEEINKTRQCHIITLEDPIEYLFSDKKSVVGQREIGTDSQSFNKALRAALRQDPDVILVGEMRDLETIEIALTAAETGHLVFSTLHTIGSAKTIDRIIDAFPEHSKSQIRMQVASVLQGVISQQLLPTKELKGRVPAVEILLPTMAVRNLIREQKTHQILNEIQTGKNSGMITMDQYLESLYKKGKITSEVAVEYAFDREELLKEISY
- a CDS encoding type II secretion system F family protein, with the translated sequence MEYQYKAMKANGEIVEGIFVADQRRDVIEMLKNNNNYPIDIQEKQQVGTKEVAFWAGVKAKDLSFFCRQLHAMLKAGSTISKSLDIMKRQIKKRRFQEVVSDLHRDVQKGTVLSLSMKNHPKVFPELMIYMVESGEMSGNLDTIFLRLADYFEKENKLKSKIKSAMVYPIILMIMSILVVAFLVTFILPTFVSMFEKSDVELPMMTQMLLGFSTFVRTHSVLILIGILTVVIVVHQYIHSKIGRHHIDWLKIKIPVVKDVNTKIITARFTRNLSTMLSSGVPMLTALKNLADVISNQIFAEAILSFREDIQKGNDLHEVVRESHLFPPMVDGMMEIGKESGTLDEILDKTADFFDEEVETALARLVTMFEPMMILVMAFIVGFIVIAMALPMFDMFQTISK
- a CDS encoding prepilin-type N-terminal cleavage/methylation domain-containing protein; amino-acid sequence: MKKLTKHMKKNEGFTLMEIIIVIVILGILALIAVPRLIGFTTQAEIAADKEYAAVVARAAELYWAANEQPAAVNITDIDTSNGAGLVEDPGAVLQDYTAATVTMGTGTYEGVASVQLSGSESDADPIFYNSIDGYTAAAFGQEE
- the pilM gene encoding pilus assembly protein PilM, giving the protein MQAQKDKLKKINKNIIALEMGGHSMKIVYGDVHKNQLVIKDVITQSIPSGLYSDGEIKDIEWLSKNLKNTLRQHHIHSHRCFCTTDSGQMIMRDVKVPSINKENLQEIAKFEVEQFLPVDMENYSVQSILIEEMQTGNSPFAEMLVTAVPKRMIKQYKTFIDKAGLTPMVLDTQANALGKLIENQERINRSSDFKHMTVAFIDLGYEKVRVNIFKHGKFRFQRLLNFGAKDIDQAIVEFTELSLDEAKVRKQEIHDISQYSIDESVESGVARAIQFVLDQWMDEITKVFRYYVSRSNNEEQIEHIYLYGGISKINGIEAYIENRYNLPVERVREISSVTLSQNGQYELSEVLNALGVMYRR
- a CDS encoding PilN domain-containing protein — translated: MFDYNFFQENEAKKPKKPSMIIASIICVTLILGMVGIVAWTYTQKSALQMNLNITKDRIREIQSNDDITRIMEKEELLVQLENIQQNIDAANRVILSENQVSENILALLSDNIPMDANLEKLEIIEGQMFIVGRADNRPAIAEFAHNLRLTDTIGDVFISSIEQDETEIHDYQFSMQAVIGGDTQ